The Deltaproteobacteria bacterium genome includes a window with the following:
- the mutS gene encoding DNA mismatch repair protein MutS, translating to MFRQYWQIKENYPDALLFFRMGDFYEMFFEDAKTASAALSLTLTSRNKNDPDPVPMCGIPHHSAERYIARLLAQGHKVAVCDQVEDPALAKGIVKRDVVRVVTPGTITEDAYLAEGSENLLTAVARCRKTWGLASLSVSTADFRVTELGSAQEAADELARIAPQEVLVSEADRHHDELRSVLAALPNAAITWLDKEFFDANKGLSQLCGHFGTQNLEGFGLTGMNAGISAASAALAYASRTQCRQVAHVTRITPYSTGDFLYLDASSVRNLELFSNIATGSRAGSLIQVLDFCATPMGSRLLSRWLRYPLRDISEIGLRQDAVDEAKSDPVGRDAVRRNLSGMGDLERLRSRIVLNRATPRDLLALGRSLAALPDLWLLMSQRFKSGLLGGEVLGDDLSDMASAILDAVRDDAPLSVREGGIFRSGYNADLDEVSALEGDALGFLARLEAAEKERTGISTLKVRFNKVFGYYIEVPKSQAERVPAHYVRRQTLVNAERFITDELKTFEEKVLGAGERKKSLEYELFQALRERVATEASRIWAAALHLARVDTLFALAEAADKNGYRRPLVNGSQRIEITEGRHPVVEKTLEAGRYVPNSIMLDMADCQVLIITGPNMAGKSTVLRQTAVTAIMAQMGSFVPASRAELGVCDRIFTRVGALDNLSLGQSTFMVEMQETANILNNATKNSLVMVDEIGRGTSTFDGLSIAWAVAEYLHDLKGSGVKTLFATHYHELTELSQSCPRVKNFHIAVKETADGIVFLRRLAPGGTNKSHGIAVARLAGVPELVVERAGQILSVIESSEADRLRRAVRSRKIVRKRQGSVQLTLFFPEAENGPSEPSETGSDNDSTPEAGQ from the coding sequence ATGTTCCGCCAATATTGGCAGATAAAGGAGAATTATCCTGACGCTCTCCTGTTCTTCCGCATGGGCGATTTTTACGAGATGTTCTTCGAGGACGCAAAAACCGCATCCGCCGCGCTTTCGTTAACTCTCACCTCCCGCAACAAAAACGACCCGGACCCCGTGCCCATGTGCGGGATTCCGCACCACAGCGCCGAACGCTACATAGCGCGCCTCCTGGCCCAAGGCCACAAGGTGGCCGTGTGCGACCAGGTGGAAGACCCGGCGCTTGCCAAGGGCATAGTGAAAAGGGACGTGGTGAGGGTGGTCACCCCCGGCACCATAACCGAGGACGCCTATCTTGCGGAAGGCTCGGAAAACCTGCTCACGGCGGTGGCAAGATGCCGCAAGACATGGGGGCTCGCCAGCCTTTCGGTTTCCACGGCGGATTTCCGGGTCACAGAACTGGGCTCCGCCCAAGAGGCGGCGGACGAACTGGCCCGCATAGCCCCCCAGGAGGTGCTGGTTTCGGAGGCCGACCGGCACCACGACGAGCTGAGGAGCGTTCTGGCCGCACTTCCCAACGCCGCGATTACCTGGCTTGACAAAGAGTTCTTCGATGCCAATAAGGGCCTTTCGCAGCTTTGCGGCCATTTCGGCACCCAAAACCTGGAAGGCTTCGGCTTAACCGGCATGAACGCCGGAATATCGGCGGCCTCGGCGGCCCTCGCTTACGCCTCCCGCACCCAGTGCAGGCAGGTTGCCCACGTAACCCGGATCACACCCTATTCCACCGGCGACTTCCTCTATCTCGACGCATCCTCCGTGCGAAACCTGGAGCTTTTCTCCAATATCGCCACCGGCTCCCGCGCCGGAAGCCTCATCCAGGTTCTGGATTTCTGCGCGACCCCCATGGGCTCCCGGCTCCTTTCCCGCTGGCTGAGGTATCCCTTAAGGGACATTTCGGAAATCGGTCTTCGCCAGGACGCAGTGGATGAGGCCAAAAGCGACCCGGTGGGCCGGGACGCCGTGCGCCGCAACCTTTCAGGCATGGGCGACCTTGAGCGCCTCAGAAGCCGCATAGTGCTGAATCGGGCCACCCCCCGCGACCTTCTGGCCCTGGGAAGGAGCCTGGCCGCGCTTCCCGATCTTTGGCTCCTGATGTCCCAGAGGTTCAAGTCCGGTCTTCTCGGCGGCGAGGTCCTGGGTGATGATCTTTCGGACATGGCCTCGGCCATCCTGGACGCCGTAAGGGACGACGCACCCCTTTCCGTGCGGGAGGGCGGCATTTTCCGAAGCGGCTACAACGCCGACCTTGATGAGGTTTCGGCACTCGAAGGAGACGCCCTGGGCTTTCTGGCGCGGCTTGAGGCGGCGGAAAAGGAACGCACGGGCATCTCCACTTTAAAGGTGCGCTTCAACAAGGTTTTCGGGTATTATATCGAGGTGCCCAAGAGCCAGGCCGAGCGCGTGCCCGCCCATTACGTGCGAAGGCAGACCTTGGTTAACGCCGAGCGCTTCATAACCGACGAGCTCAAAACCTTCGAGGAAAAGGTTCTGGGGGCCGGGGAACGCAAAAAAAGCCTGGAGTACGAGCTTTTCCAGGCCCTCCGGGAAAGGGTCGCGACAGAAGCCAGCCGAATCTGGGCTGCGGCTCTTCATCTTGCAAGGGTTGACACTCTTTTCGCCCTGGCCGAGGCTGCGGACAAAAACGGCTATAGAAGGCCCCTGGTCAACGGGTCGCAGAGGATCGAAATCACCGAGGGCAGGCACCCGGTGGTGGAAAAGACCCTGGAGGCCGGGCGCTACGTGCCCAACTCCATAATGCTCGACATGGCGGACTGCCAGGTGCTCATCATAACCGGCCCCAACATGGCTGGTAAATCCACTGTGCTGCGCCAGACTGCGGTGACCGCCATAATGGCCCAGATGGGCTCCTTCGTACCCGCCTCCAGGGCCGAGTTAGGGGTCTGCGACCGGATTTTCACAAGGGTTGGAGCCCTGGACAACCTAAGCCTCGGCCAGAGCACCTTCATGGTGGAAATGCAGGAAACCGCCAACATCTTAAACAACGCCACGAAAAACTCGCTGGTCATGGTGGACGAGATAGGCCGGGGCACCAGCACCTTCGACGGGCTTTCCATAGCCTGGGCGGTCGCCGAATATTTGCACGATCTGAAGGGAAGCGGGGTGAAAACCCTTTTCGCCACCCATTATCACGAGCTGACCGAGCTTTCCCAGTCCTGCCCGCGCGTGAAAAACTTCCACATCGCCGTGAAGGAGACGGCGGACGGCATAGTGTTTCTGCGCCGACTGGCTCCGGGAGGCACCAACAAGAGCCACGGAATAGCCGTGGCCCGGCTGGCCGGGGTGCCGGAACTGGTGGTGGAGCGGGCCGGGCAGATTCTTTCCGTGATAGAATCATCCGAGGCCGACCGGTTAAGGCGGGCCGTGCGCTCGCGAAAAATAGTGCGGAAAAGGCAGGGCAGTGTCCAGCTCACCCTGTTTTTCCCGGAAGCGGAAAACGGCCCTTCGGAGCCTTCGGAAACCGGCTCTGACAACGATTCCACCCCGGAGGCCGGGCAATGA
- a CDS encoding N-acetylmuramoyl-L-alanine amidase, which produces MISTGRPAAFFRLKMAFLASMILWALFAFPACATAQGIPAKDIYLEAERCRDRLFSGEKDRGQRDNWISCIVLFKDVAKTEPEGPWAAAGLFSAAEMYLELNHTLGDPEDLASALDLYEIVVSDFPKSSYAIRSRKALAAVTVKRSVKKRTFRETAAQKADQPPPPPPGPAVPSAPKGSAARVPPGAVCMEPAPVTAPSQAGPVTVTGIRFWSNSSYTRLVIDATNDAAFTQNQLPADPAANKPPRLYFDILKAKLSPSVSSVVPVNDDLLISVRAGQNSADTVRVVVDCKSVASCKTFALSNPFRLVIDVIGEKETAVAVKPPAPDKPPKGKPKPKKPKKAPKPKKPSADDLARQLALGVRTIVIDAGHGGKDPGAVGTVKGVQEKELVLDMARTLAKKLKAKTGCNVILTRTGDRFLSLEERPAQANTKRGDLFISIHANATCNVEANGIETYFLNLATDEDAIALAARENATSQKSISDLQGILKDLLRNAKVEESTRLARRVQESMVRAVSEKHPRVVDKGVKQAPFYVLLGAQMPAILVETGFITNEEECRRLMDEKYRNMLCEGIAEGVAAYIEDLKPSISRRR; this is translated from the coding sequence ATGATTTCAACCGGTCGACCGGCGGCGTTTTTCCGGCTCAAAATGGCCTTTCTGGCCTCCATGATTCTGTGGGCGCTTTTCGCCTTTCCCGCCTGCGCCACGGCCCAGGGCATACCCGCCAAGGACATCTACCTGGAGGCCGAACGCTGCCGGGACAGGCTTTTTTCCGGGGAAAAGGACAGGGGACAAAGGGACAACTGGATTTCCTGCATTGTGCTTTTCAAAGACGTGGCCAAAACCGAGCCTGAAGGCCCCTGGGCTGCAGCAGGGCTTTTCTCCGCAGCCGAAATGTACCTGGAATTGAACCACACCTTAGGCGACCCCGAAGACCTTGCCAGCGCCCTTGACCTTTACGAAATCGTGGTTTCGGACTTTCCCAAAAGCTCCTACGCGATAAGGTCCAGAAAGGCCCTGGCCGCCGTAACCGTCAAGCGCTCGGTGAAAAAGAGGACCTTCCGGGAAACTGCTGCCCAAAAGGCCGATCAGCCCCCTCCCCCACCACCCGGACCGGCAGTACCCTCCGCGCCCAAGGGGTCGGCGGCCAGGGTTCCGCCCGGGGCCGTGTGCATGGAGCCAGCCCCCGTTACAGCCCCGTCCCAGGCCGGGCCGGTCACGGTTACCGGTATCCGGTTCTGGTCCAACTCGTCCTACACAAGGCTTGTGATCGACGCCACAAACGATGCGGCCTTCACCCAGAACCAGCTTCCGGCTGACCCGGCGGCCAACAAGCCGCCAAGGCTTTATTTCGACATTTTGAAGGCCAAGCTTTCCCCGTCGGTCTCGTCCGTGGTTCCGGTTAACGACGATCTTCTGATTTCAGTGCGGGCGGGCCAGAACAGCGCGGACACGGTGCGGGTGGTTGTGGACTGCAAGAGCGTCGCATCCTGCAAGACGTTCGCCCTTTCCAATCCTTTCAGGCTGGTGATCGACGTTATCGGTGAAAAGGAAACCGCAGTCGCCGTAAAGCCGCCTGCCCCCGATAAACCGCCAAAGGGCAAGCCCAAGCCAAAAAAACCGAAAAAAGCCCCAAAGCCAAAAAAACCTTCCGCAGACGATCTTGCGAGGCAGCTCGCCCTTGGCGTCCGAACCATAGTAATCGACGCTGGCCACGGCGGCAAGGACCCAGGAGCCGTAGGAACCGTAAAGGGCGTCCAGGAAAAGGAGCTGGTCCTAGACATGGCCAGAACCCTCGCCAAAAAGCTTAAGGCCAAAACCGGCTGCAACGTGATCCTCACCCGTACCGGAGACCGTTTCCTGTCCCTGGAGGAGCGCCCTGCCCAGGCCAACACCAAAAGGGGGGACCTGTTCATCTCCATCCACGCCAACGCCACCTGCAACGTGGAGGCAAACGGCATAGAGACCTATTTCCTGAACCTTGCCACGGACGAAGACGCCATAGCCCTGGCGGCCAGGGAAAACGCCACCAGCCAGAAGAGCATTAGCGATCTTCAGGGGATTTTGAAGGACCTTTTGCGGAACGCCAAGGTGGAGGAGTCAACCCGGCTGGCCAGAAGGGTGCAGGAAAGCATGGTGCGGGCGGTTTCGGAGAAGCATCCGAGGGTGGTGGACAAGGGGGTGAAGCAGGCCCCGTTCTACGTTCTTCTGGGCGCTCAGATGCCTGCGATCCTGGTAGAAACGGGTTTCATAACGAACGAGGAGGAATGCCGCCGCCTGATGGACGAAAAGTACCGGAACATGCTCTGCGAAGGAATAGCGGAAGGCGTGGCCGCTTATATCGAGGATCTGAAACCTTCAATTTCAAGGCGTCGTTGA
- a CDS encoding PfaD family polyunsaturated fatty acid/polyketide biosynthesis protein, protein MNQHLSFSGNVPIELDGLGVRPEAVTFDMEEISARLSDISRPVWVAGGPERVGVAFAEKGSLVSGGSGLTLLASAPALMPESLGEPSFAAHHGVRYPLYGGAMANGIASERMVAALGRAGFLGSFGAAGLSPARVREAIGEIRHELPNGPFAMNLIHSPLDPALEDAIVRLYLETGVNCVETAAYMDLTPHIVRFRASGLRKDGHGRISCENRVIAKVSRRETAAHFLKPAPDRILEKLAAEGLISRDQSEMARKVPMADDITVEADSGGHTDNRPLVGILPSIMALRDEICARYGYERPVRVGAAGGMATPAAVLAAFSMGAAYVVTGSVNQSCIEAGTSLHVKKLLSEADVADVAMTPAADMFEMGGKVQVLRRGSLFAQRAAKLYELYNRLEGIDAIDPAERKKLETQVFQKPLEEVWSETRRFFMERDPAALERAGNNGKLIMALIFKWYLGQASRWAAAGVKGREMDYQIWCGPAMGAFNAWAAGTCLADFNNRRVADVAMNLLCGAAYLMRLRILSASRVSLPPALFRWVPRQSNLP, encoded by the coding sequence ATGAATCAACACCTGAGTTTTTCCGGCAATGTCCCAATCGAACTTGACGGCCTTGGCGTCCGCCCGGAGGCGGTGACCTTTGACATGGAGGAGATCAGCGCCCGCCTCTCGGACATCTCACGCCCGGTGTGGGTGGCTGGCGGCCCGGAGCGCGTGGGGGTGGCCTTCGCGGAAAAAGGCTCGCTGGTTTCCGGCGGTTCCGGCCTTACGCTTCTTGCCTCGGCTCCGGCCCTTATGCCCGAAAGCCTTGGAGAGCCATCCTTTGCCGCCCATCACGGTGTAAGATACCCCCTTTACGGCGGGGCCATGGCCAACGGAATCGCCTCCGAGCGCATGGTTGCGGCTCTTGGCAGGGCCGGTTTTCTTGGGAGCTTCGGGGCGGCGGGACTGTCGCCCGCGCGGGTCCGGGAGGCCATAGGCGAAATCCGGCACGAGCTTCCGAACGGACCCTTTGCCATGAATCTCATCCACAGCCCCCTGGACCCGGCCCTTGAGGACGCCATTGTGCGCCTTTATCTGGAAACCGGCGTCAACTGCGTTGAAACCGCCGCCTACATGGACTTGACGCCCCACATCGTCCGGTTCAGGGCAAGCGGACTCCGTAAGGACGGCCACGGCCGAATTTCCTGCGAAAACCGCGTGATAGCCAAGGTTTCCAGGCGTGAGACCGCCGCGCACTTTCTGAAACCGGCTCCTGACCGGATTCTGGAAAAACTGGCGGCGGAGGGCCTCATAAGCCGGGATCAGTCGGAAATGGCGCGAAAGGTTCCGATGGCGGACGACATAACCGTCGAAGCCGACTCCGGCGGGCACACCGACAACCGCCCCCTGGTGGGCATCCTTCCCTCCATCATGGCCTTGCGGGACGAAATCTGCGCCCGATACGGCTACGAACGGCCCGTCCGGGTGGGGGCCGCCGGGGGCATGGCCACGCCCGCCGCCGTGCTTGCGGCTTTTTCAATGGGCGCGGCCTATGTTGTTACCGGCTCCGTCAATCAGTCCTGTATAGAGGCCGGAACCAGCCTTCACGTCAAAAAGCTCCTTTCCGAAGCCGATGTTGCCGATGTCGCCATGACCCCGGCCGCCGACATGTTCGAGATGGGCGGCAAGGTGCAAGTTTTGAGGCGCGGAAGCCTCTTCGCCCAGCGGGCCGCGAAACTTTATGAACTGTACAATCGGCTTGAGGGCATTGACGCCATTGACCCGGCTGAGCGGAAAAAACTCGAAACCCAGGTCTTTCAAAAGCCCCTGGAAGAGGTCTGGAGCGAAACCCGGCGCTTTTTCATGGAGCGTGACCCGGCGGCCCTGGAAAGGGCCGGAAACAACGGCAAGCTCATAATGGCCCTGATCTTCAAATGGTATCTTGGGCAGGCTTCCCGCTGGGCTGCGGCTGGCGTTAAGGGCCGTGAGATGGATTACCAGATATGGTGCGGCCCGGCCATGGGGGCCTTCAATGCCTGGGCCGCCGGGACCTGTCTTGCCGATTTCAATAATCGCCGGGTGGCCGACGTTGCCATGAACCTTCTTTGCGGCGCGGCCTATTTAATGCGCCTGCGCATCCTTTCCGCATCACGGGTAAGCCTTCCTCCCGCCCTTTTCCGGTGGGTTCCCCGCCAGTCCAACCTGCCGTGA
- a CDS encoding LapA family protein, whose protein sequence is MSTKMKLQLAASLIFLIILSIVVYQNRELLTYGFPLNLFSWHSEKVPNAVYLLSFFLLGALSVFVVSLRNSFRSRSTIQSLQDELAALKGSAATGEATPSEALAEIPPSA, encoded by the coding sequence ATGAGCACGAAAATGAAGCTGCAACTCGCAGCAAGCCTGATTTTCCTCATCATCCTGTCCATCGTGGTTTACCAGAACAGGGAGCTTCTCACCTACGGCTTCCCGCTCAATCTTTTCAGCTGGCACAGCGAAAAGGTCCCCAACGCGGTCTATCTCTTAAGCTTTTTCCTTCTGGGGGCGCTTTCGGTTTTCGTGGTTTCCCTCAGGAATTCGTTCCGGTCCAGGAGCACCATACAGTCGCTTCAGGATGAGCTCGCCGCCTTGAAGGGCTCCGCCGCCACGGGCGAGGCGACGCCTTCGGAAGCTTTAGCCGAAATTCCGCCCTCCGCCTGA
- a CDS encoding VOC family protein translates to MPRYTGINHLAMVTRDIDKTIGFWRDLLGMRLVAGLGGGGSRHYFFEISENDLLAFFEWPEAMPVEEKDHGFPVAGPVVFDHVSFGVESEDDLWEIKDRLTAAGFAVSGVIDHGFIRSIYSFDPNGIPIEFSANVAGVDVRKKPMMGDARPSVKALEGSEPVPGAWPKVTEKTPQYRRRVYEGAGARIDWADGSTTP, encoded by the coding sequence ATGCCGCGATACACCGGGATCAACCATCTGGCCATGGTCACCAGGGACATCGACAAAACCATCGGCTTCTGGCGCGACCTCCTGGGAATGAGGCTGGTGGCCGGGCTTGGGGGAGGGGGAAGCCGCCACTATTTTTTCGAAATAAGCGAAAACGACCTCCTGGCCTTTTTCGAGTGGCCGGAGGCCATGCCGGTTGAGGAAAAGGACCACGGCTTTCCGGTGGCCGGGCCGGTTGTTTTCGACCACGTCTCCTTCGGAGTGGAATCCGAGGACGATCTCTGGGAAATAAAGGACAGGCTTACTGCGGCTGGATTTGCGGTGTCCGGGGTCATTGACCACGGATTTATCCGATCCATCTATTCATTTGACCCCAACGGGATTCCCATCGAGTTTTCCGCCAATGTAGCCGGGGTGGACGTTAGGAAAAAACCGATGATGGGGGATGCCCGTCCTTCAGTCAAGGCCCTTGAGGGAAGCGAGCCCGTGCCCGGAGCATGGCCCAAGGTGACAGAAAAGACGCCGCAGTACCGAAGAAGGGTTTACGAGGGCGCGGGCGCGAGGATAGACTGGGCGGACGGCTCAACGACGCCTTGA
- a CDS encoding HIT domain-containing protein — translation MHTVWAPWRMEYIVGEKPPGCVFCLARTTNTDLTLWVTEHVMVVMNKFPYINGHLLVAPVRHVSALSDLTMNEMALLTKTVEQAIGILKTSMNPDGFNVGLNLGKVAGAGVEEHLHFHVVPRWFGDVNALTVFADVRVIPEHIQATAEKLKPLFAGLDPSSWA, via the coding sequence ATGCACACCGTATGGGCGCCCTGGCGCATGGAATACATCGTGGGGGAAAAACCGCCCGGCTGCGTTTTCTGCCTGGCCCGCACCACCAATACCGATCTGACCCTGTGGGTAACCGAACACGTGATGGTGGTGATGAACAAGTTTCCGTACATAAACGGGCATCTCCTGGTGGCCCCGGTGCGCCACGTTTCGGCGCTTTCGGACCTTACGATGAACGAGATGGCCCTTTTGACGAAAACCGTGGAGCAGGCCATAGGCATACTTAAAACTTCCATGAACCCCGACGGCTTCAACGTGGGGCTAAACCTCGGCAAGGTGGCCGGGGCGGGTGTGGAGGAGCACCTTCACTTCCACGTTGTTCCCCGCTGGTTCGGGGATGTGAACGCCCTCACGGTTTTTGCTGACGTGCGGGTGATTCCCGAACATATCCAGGCAACAGCAGAAAAGCTGAAACCGCTTTTCGCCGGACTTGACCCGTCATCCTGGGCGTAA
- a CDS encoding metallophosphoesterase family protein — MNIAIISDIHGNLEALDATLADISDRQAEHVICLGDCVGYGADSEAVLSRIWDENIPTVRGNHEDALFDDSVLEWFNPQATDAILRTREMMSAESMERISRWPLFIPFDAAWCVHGFPPASVHTYLFEATKRMVADCFDSIPSRIVFVGHTHILSLVAFDGEKVKTYPLKKGTTFLNGRKYIVNVGSVGQPRDGDNSAKYVIWDTEANSLEVRFVPYDAQKAADKIIKAGLPEFLARRLL, encoded by the coding sequence GTGAACATAGCGATAATTTCAGACATTCACGGCAACCTGGAGGCCCTTGACGCCACACTTGCCGACATTTCGGACAGGCAGGCCGAACACGTGATCTGCCTGGGCGACTGCGTGGGCTACGGGGCGGACTCCGAGGCGGTGCTTTCGCGCATCTGGGACGAGAACATCCCCACCGTGCGCGGCAACCACGAGGACGCGCTCTTCGACGATTCGGTCCTGGAGTGGTTCAACCCCCAGGCCACGGACGCCATTTTAAGGACGCGGGAAATGATGAGCGCCGAGTCCATGGAGCGCATTTCCCGCTGGCCGCTCTTCATCCCCTTCGACGCCGCCTGGTGCGTGCACGGTTTTCCGCCCGCCTCGGTCCACACCTATCTTTTCGAGGCCACCAAAAGAATGGTGGCGGACTGCTTCGATTCCATCCCATCGCGCATAGTGTTCGTGGGCCACACCCACATCCTGAGCCTTGTTGCCTTTGACGGTGAAAAGGTGAAGACCTACCCCCTGAAAAAAGGCACAACCTTCCTGAATGGCCGCAAATACATAGTGAACGTGGGATCGGTGGGCCAGCCCAGGGATGGCGACAACAGCGCCAAATACGTGATCTGGGACACCGAGGCCAACAGCCTTGAGGTGCGCTTCGTGCCCTACGACGCGCAGAAGGCCGCAGACAAGATAATCAAGGCAGGGCTCCCGGAATTTCTGGCCCGAAGGCTTTTATGA
- the ettA gene encoding energy-dependent translational throttle protein EttA, with protein MAKPNPPSGDKQVIYSMVKVGKVVPPNRQILRDITLGFYYGAKIGVLGLNGAGKSSLLRIMAGVDTAFTGQTMLSKGYSVGLLEQEPVLDDQKTVKEVVSEAVKPLMDLLARFEVVNESFGDPDADIDALVEEQGKLQEKLDELDAWNLDNRLEIAMDALRCPPSETQVSVLSGGERRRVALCRLLLTEPDILLLDEPTNHLDAESVAWLERHLQEYKGTVIAVTHDRYFLDNVAGWILELDRGHGIPWKGNYSSWLEQKKDRLAKEEKSESKRQKTLARELAWIRMSPKARQAKGKARVTAYENLLSQEFEAHRDDMEIYIPPGPRLGDKVIELDHVTKSFGDRVLIDDLTLKLPKGSIVGVIGPNGAGKTTFLRLVTSQEKPDKGEVTVGQTVNMAYVDQSRESLDATKNVWEEISGGAESLNLGGRSRNSRAYVASFNFAGADQQKKVENLSGGERNRVHLAKMLTKGANVILLDEPTNDLDVNTLRALEDAVENFGGNAIIVSHDRWFLDRVCTHILAFEDEGKVSFFDGNFSDYEADRKKRLGMAAETPHRIKYRRLTA; from the coding sequence GTGGCAAAACCCAATCCACCCTCAGGCGACAAGCAGGTCATATATTCCATGGTGAAGGTGGGAAAGGTCGTCCCGCCCAACCGCCAGATTCTGAGGGACATCACCTTAGGCTTTTACTACGGCGCGAAAATCGGCGTTCTGGGCCTTAACGGCGCGGGCAAAAGCAGCCTTTTGCGCATAATGGCTGGCGTCGATACCGCCTTCACCGGCCAGACCATGCTTTCCAAGGGCTACTCCGTGGGCCTTCTGGAGCAGGAACCCGTGCTTGACGACCAAAAGACCGTGAAGGAGGTTGTCTCCGAGGCGGTGAAGCCCCTTATGGACCTTCTGGCCCGTTTTGAGGTCGTGAACGAGAGCTTCGGCGACCCGGACGCTGACATCGACGCCCTGGTGGAAGAGCAGGGAAAGCTCCAGGAAAAGCTCGACGAGCTTGACGCCTGGAACCTCGACAACAGGCTCGAAATCGCCATGGACGCCCTTCGCTGCCCGCCCTCGGAAACTCAGGTCTCCGTGCTTTCGGGCGGTGAGCGCCGCCGGGTGGCCCTGTGCCGCCTTCTTCTCACCGAACCGGACATCCTTTTACTTGACGAGCCCACCAACCACCTGGACGCCGAAAGCGTGGCCTGGCTGGAGAGGCATCTTCAGGAATACAAGGGCACCGTCATAGCAGTGACCCATGACCGGTATTTTCTGGACAACGTCGCGGGCTGGATTCTGGAGCTTGACCGGGGCCACGGAATCCCCTGGAAGGGCAATTACTCCTCATGGCTTGAGCAGAAAAAGGACCGCCTCGCCAAGGAGGAGAAGTCCGAGTCCAAGCGCCAGAAAACCCTTGCGCGGGAACTTGCGTGGATACGCATGAGCCCCAAGGCCCGCCAGGCCAAGGGCAAGGCCCGCGTCACCGCCTACGAAAACCTTCTTAGCCAGGAATTCGAGGCGCACCGGGACGATATGGAAATCTACATCCCGCCCGGCCCCCGCCTTGGCGACAAGGTGATAGAACTTGATCACGTGACAAAGAGCTTCGGCGACAGGGTGCTGATAGACGATCTTACCTTAAAGCTCCCCAAGGGCTCCATAGTGGGCGTTATCGGCCCTAACGGCGCGGGCAAGACCACCTTTCTGCGCCTTGTCACAAGCCAGGAAAAACCCGATAAGGGCGAGGTCACAGTCGGCCAGACCGTGAACATGGCCTACGTGGACCAGAGCAGGGAAAGCCTGGACGCAACGAAAAACGTGTGGGAGGAAATTTCCGGCGGCGCGGAAAGCCTGAATCTCGGAGGGCGGTCCAGGAATTCACGCGCCTACGTGGCGAGCTTTAATTTCGCCGGGGCCGACCAGCAGAAAAAGGTGGAAAACCTCTCCGGCGGCGAGCGCAACCGGGTGCACCTTGCCAAGATGCTCACCAAAGGCGCGAACGTGATCCTTCTGGATGAGCCCACCAACGACCTTGACGTCAACACGCTACGGGCCCTTGAAGACGCGGTTGAAAACTTCGGCGGAAACGCCATAATCGTCAGCCACGACCGCTGGTTCCTGGACCGGGTGTGCACACACATCCTGGCCTTTGAGGACGAGGGGAAGGTGAGCTTTTTCGACGGCAATTTCTCCGATTACGAGGCCGACCGCAAAAAACGCCTGGGCATGGCCGCCGAGACGCCTCATCGGATCAAGTACCGCAGGCTGACCGCCTGA